One genomic region from Corvus hawaiiensis isolate bCorHaw1 chromosome 21, bCorHaw1.pri.cur, whole genome shotgun sequence encodes:
- the ENG gene encoding endoglin, producing MGPRSVPLLPLLLALLGRPGPGRAEGCDLQPVTAEPPIILSYATSTVPRGCVSNSSLDTGHEVHVLSVRWSKASPVPLMVTATPRDDTCSRSAVLVLLCARCSASITSPCSNLIIRTDAHLSPETIGAPNPEPPMVSSKEQLLTWALATYGGITSYSELQDPRRVQLHLGEDARSPPECIPQEHFNAILHLETEVFFHGVKSCSRSDAQSSRAAHIIHLQSEPSSPIKEVNLSLSCPEKSVGNQMLILQSKANFTWSLSLKCYIQLLVSGSYRMVPLFPTLFPGVLLPDTEQDLIAKAFEKNYSVIASYSAIPASTHISLEIQGHEMAKTPVTTTPLVITQPPDLPHQVLLTLKPWKCTDETMEIVIIRSYLEPIKDVVNITLRDISCQAEKNATHFMLKSPLSHCGTSLEGRGYANNELILSLAKDAVLRSVRVGFQCEIPRELFLRLFPTAAFEAPQTELEINKEAFVQASMRWMDHPADLQLKECWLVASGKEPVLLVQGGEARGAGVAVLEGPPSSHGRKVWRFRFTYTIPEDGHIPFSAMLKCKAGLQNDTIFEKVLEVTVKDAWRPLSYRGLGLAAVLGITFGAFLIGALLTAGLWYIYSHTRPISKLQPVSSTAPASESSSTNHSIGSTQSTPCSTSSMA from the exons ATGGGCCCCCGCTCCGTCCCGCTCCTGCCGCTGCTCCTGGCGCTGCTCGGCCGCCCGG GCCCCGGGAGAGCCGAGGGCTGTGACCTGCAGCCGGTGACAGCGGAGCCACCCATCATCCTCTCCTATGCCACCAGCACGGTGCCACGGGGCTGCGTCAGCAACAGCTCCCTGGACACTGGCCATGAAGTCCATGTCCTCAGCGTCAGGTGGTCCAAG GCCTCTCCTGTCCCACTGATGGTAACAGCCACTCCACGAGATGATACCTGCAGCCGGTCAGCAGTGCTCGTTCTCCTCTGCGCCCGCTGCTCTGCCAGCATCACCTCCCCGTGCTCAAACCTGATCATCCGCACC GATGCCCATCTCAGCCCGGAGACCATCGGAGCACCAAACCCTGAGCCACCCATGGTCTCcagcaaggagcagctgctgactTGGGCTCTGGCTACCTACGGGGGCATCACATCATATAGTGAGCTGCAGGACCCCCGCAGGGTCCAGCTCCACCTGGGAGAAG ATGCCCGCAGCCCTCCAGAATGCATTCCCCAGGAGCACTTCAATGCCATTCTGCACCTTGAGACTGAGGTCTTCTTCCATGGGGTGAAGAGCTGCTCACGTAGTGACGCCCAGAGTTCCAGGGCTGCTCACATCATCCATCTGCAGTCGGAGCCCAG CTCCCCCATCAAAGAGGTGAACCTGTCTCTGAGCTGTCCCGAGAAATCTGTCGGCAACCAGATGCTCATCCTGCAGAGCAAGGCCAACTTCACCTGGTCCCTCTCCTTGAAGTGCTACATCCAGTTACTG GTCTCTGGGAGTTACAGGATGGTGCCCTTATTCCCAACGCTGTTCCCTGGGGTTCTCTTGCCTGACACAGAGCAGGACCTCATCGCTAAAGCCTTTGAGAAGAACTACAGTGTCATTGCATCCTACTCTGCCatccctgccagcacccacaTCAGCCTGGAGATCCAGGGGCACG AGATGGCCAAGACACCTGTGACAACCACCCCCCTTGTCATCACACAGCCCCCAGACTTGCCCCACCAGGTACTGCTCACACTCAAGCCCTGGAAGTGCACAGATGAAACCATGGAGATCGTCATCATCAGGTCTTACCTGGAG CCGATCAAGGATGTGGTGAACATCACCCTGAGGGACATCAGCTGCCAGGCAGAGAAAAATGCCACCCACTTCATGTTGAAAAGCCCCCTCAGCCACTGTGGCACCTCACTGGAGGGCAGGGGCTATGCCAACAATGAG CTCATCCTCAGCCTGGCCAAGGATGCAGTGCTCCGGAGTGTGCGG GTGGGCTTCCAGTGCGAGATCCCGCGGGAGCTCTTCCTGCGCCTTTTCCCCACCGCTGCCTTCGAGGCACCACAGACGGAGCTGGAGATCAACAAGGAGGCCTTTGTGCAG GCGTCCATGCGGTGGATGGATCACCCAGCTGACCTGCAGCTGAAGGAGTGCTGGCTGGTGGCCTCAGGGAAggagccagtgctgctggtgcagggtggggaggcccgTGGCGCTGGGGTGGCCGTGCTGGAGGGCCCTCCCAGCAGCCATGGGAGGAAGGTCTGGCGCTTCCGCTTCACCTACACCATTCCTGAGGATGGACACATTCCCTTCTCTGCCATGCTCAAGTGCAAGGCTGGCTTGCAG AACGACACTATCTTCGAGAAGGTCCTGGAGGTGACAGTGAAGGATGCCTGGCGGCCGCTCAGCT ACcgtgggctggggctggccgCTGTCCTGGGCATCACCTTTGGTGCCTTCCTCATCGGGGCACTCCTCACTGCTGGGCTCTGGTACATCTACTCACACACCC GTCCCATCTCCAAACTGCAGCCGGTTTCCAGCACGGCGCCGGCCtcggagagcagcagcaccaaccACAGCATCGGCAGCACCCAGAGCACCCCCTGCTCTACCAGCAGCATGGCCTGA
- the AK1 gene encoding adenylate kinase isoenzyme 1 has protein sequence MSAEKLKQHKIIFVVGGPGSGKGTQCEKIVQKYGYTHLSTGDLLRAEVSSGSDRGKKLKAIMEKGELVPLDTVLDMLRDAMVAKADVSKGFLIDGYPREVKQGEEFEKKIAPPTLLLYVDAGKDTMVKRLLKRGETSGRVDDNEETIKKRLETYYKATEPVIAFYKSRGIVRQLNAEGSVEEVFQQVCTHLDCL, from the exons ATGTCGGCAG AAAAGCTCAAGCAGCACAAAATCATCTTTGTGGTGG GTGGCCCTGGCTCAGGGAAAGGGACACAGTGTGAGAAGATCGTGCAGAAGTATGGCTACACCCACCTCTCCACGGGGGACCTGCTGCGGGCAGAGGTCAGCTCGGGCTCAGATCGGGGCAAGAAGCTGAAGGCCATCATGGAGAAAGGAGAGCTGGTGCCCCTG GACACTGTGCTGGACATGCTGCGGGATGCCATGGTGGCCAAAGCAGACGTGTCCAAGGGCTTCCTGATCGATGGCTACCCCCGCGAGGTgaagcagggagaggagttTGAAAAGAAG ATCGCCCCCCCCACACTGCTGCTCTACGTGGATGCGGGGAAGGACACAATGGTGAAACGCCTGCTGAAGCGAGGTGAGACAAGCGGGAGGGTGGATGACAACGAGGAGACcatcaagaagcgtttggagaCCTACTACAAGGCCACTGAGCCTGTCATTGCCTTCTACAAGAGCAGAGGCATCGTCCGCCAG CTCAATGCCGAGGGCTCCGTGGAGGAGGTTTTCCAGCAGGTCTGCACCCACCTCGACTGCCTGTAA
- the ST6GALNAC6 gene encoding alpha-N-acetylgalactosaminide alpha-2,6-sialyltransferase 6 encodes MSGSTSQRAAALGVLFALIMLLIIYSSGNGNEVFPYSRLRGRARRPPDLKKWGVKSGYLPVCGNKTLTARCHQCVIVTSSSHLLGTHLGTVIDGAECTIRMNDAPTTGYNADVGNKTSFRVVAHSSLYRVLKRPQEFVNKTPETIFIFWGPPTKMQKSLLKIIQRVCTSFPNMTAYVVSPSRMKQFDDLFRGETGKDREKSRSWLSTGWFTMVIAVELCDAVHVYGMVPPSYCGRRPPPRRLPYHYYEPKGPDECTTYIHNERSRRGNHHRFITEKRVFASWANLYNITFSHPTWT; translated from the exons ATGAGTGGCAGCACG AGCCAGCGTGCCGCCGCCCTGGGGGTCCTCTTTGCCCTGATCATGTTGCTGATCATCTACAGCTCTGGCAACGGGAACGAGGTCTTCCCCTACAGCCGCCTGCGGGGCAGAGCCCGCCGGCCCCCCGACCTCAAGAAGTGGGGCGTGAAAAGCGGGTACCTGCCAGTCTGTGGGAACAAG ACCCTGACTGCCCGCTGCCACCAATGCGTCATTGtcaccagctccagccacctCCTGGGCACCCACCTGGGCACGGTCATCGACGGGGCTGAGTGCACCATCCGCATGAACGACGCTCCCACCACAGGCTACAATGCTGATGTGGGCAACAAGACCAGCTTCCGTGTGGTGGCTCATTCTAGCCTCTACCGTGTCCTCAAGCGGCCCCAGGAGTTTGTCAATAAGACCCCAGAGACCATCTTCATCTTCTGGGGGCCGCCCACCAAGATGCAGAAGAGTCTCCTGAAGATCATCCAGCGCGTCTGCACCTCCTTCCCCAACATGACAGCCTACGTTGTCTCCCCCAGCCGCATGAAGCAGTTTGATGACCTGTTTCGGGGTGAGACAGGGAAGGACAG GGAGAAGTCTCGCTCATGGCTCAGCACCGGCTGGTTCACCATGGTGATCGCGGTGGAGCTGTGTGACGCTGTCCACGTCTATGGCATGGTGCCACCCAGCTACTGCGG CCGCCGTCCCCCACCCCGCCGCCTGCCCTACCACTACTACGAGCCGAAGGGCCCCGATGAGTGCACGACCTACATCCACAACGAGCGGAGCCGCAGGGGCAATCACCACCGCTTTATCACCGAGAAGAGGGTCTTTGCCAGCTGGGCCAACCTCTACAACATCACCTTCTCCCACCCCACCTGGACCTAG